The region ACGGGGCAGGCGGGCTGTGAGCAATATCATGACGATATCTTGAGCCGCCGTGAACAGTTGCCCTATGAGATTGACGGCGTCGTCTATAAAGTCGATGACTTAGGCTTGCAAGCTCAGCTTGGTTTTGTGGCGCGCGCACCACGTTGGGCCACTGCTCATAAGTTTCCGGCCCAAGAAGAGCTCACGCAGCTCCTGAATGTCGAGTTTCAAGTGGGGCGCACCGGTGCCATTACGCCGGTAGCCAAATTGTCGCCAGTGCAAGTGGCTGGGGTTATCGTCTCCAACGCCACTTTGCACAATGCGGATGAGATAGCTCGCTTGGGCGTGATGATTGGCGATACGGTGATTATTCGCCGCGCCGGTGATGTGATTCCGCAAGTAGCGGCTGTGGTGTTAGAAAAACGCCCCAGTGATGCCCAGCACATAGTGTTCCCCAGCGAATGCCCTGTGTGTGGCGCCGAGGTTGAGCGCATCGAAGGTGAAGTGGTAGCGCGCTGCAGTGGCGGTTTATTTTGTGCCGCTCAGCGTAAAGAAGCCATCAAGCATTTCTCATCGCGCAAGGCGCTGGATATTGACGGACTCGGCACCAAGATCATCGATCAATTGGTGGATGCTGAATTAGTGAAAACCCCAGCGGATTTGTTTACGCTCACCCAAGGGCAATTATTGGGTTTAGAGCGCATGGGTGAGAAGTCGGCCAGCAAGCTGTTAGCTGCGCTGGATGTGGCGCGAGCTACCAGCTTGGCGCGTTTTTTATATGCGTTAGGCATACGTGAAGTGGGTGAAGCCACGGCCAATAACTTGGCACAGCATTTTTTAACGCTGGATGCGGTAATGAGCGCCGAGGTGGAATCACTGCTTAAGGTGGCCGATGTGGGCGACATAGTAGCCAAGCACGTTTATTACTTCTTTCGCCAAGCGGATAACCAAGCAGTGGTGCACTCTTTGGTTACTCCAGCCGAGGAGGGCGGTTGTGGTCTGCATTGGCCAGAAATTATAGCGCTGGCTGTTGAAGAGCAACCGTTGGCAGGCCAAACCTTCGTGCTGACAGGTACCTTAAGCCAATTATCACGCAGTGACGCCAAAGCGGCCTTACAAGCGCTGGGCGCTAAGGTGGCGGGATCAGTATCGGCAAAAACCAGCTGCGTAGTGGCCGGCGAGGCTGCCGGCTCTAAGTTAGTCAAAGCCCAAGAGTTAGGGCTAACCATCTTGGACGAAGACGGCTTGATCACATTATTAGCAGAGCACCAGTAAAGCGCGAAGCCTGAAACAATGAGAAATGGTAAGGGGAGAGGGGCGTAAGCTGTAAACACCTCACGCCTCACCCTTTACGCCTCACTCTCTAAGGCGTCGTCACCACGGCGAACTCTTGGCCCATGCGCCGAAAGGCGTTCAACAGCAGGCCTTTATCGTTCACTTCCAGATAATGCAATTGGCCCTCTTTATTGACGACTAGAGTCAAGTCGTGGCCGGCGCGCAAGTTGCTGAGCGGTTTGTAAGAGGGCTCAGCACGCACTAAGGCAATGAGATCACTGCCTGGTAGTTTCCATTGGCGAAACAAGGCGGCTAGGGTTTCACCTTGGGCCATGGTGTGATCGAGCTTTTTGCCACCCACAGGTATGTCTATCTCTCGGCTGACGGTGGGCGCCAATGATAAGCTCAAGCTCCCGGTGACGGGCGCTGCCGCTTGCTGAGGCGCCGGCTGCCACATTAATAACAATAACCACAGCGGCGTTAAAATAGCCAAGCCCAGCTTATGTTTGTTCGGCACCTGTCGCCAGCTTTGCAGGCTGCGGCCTATGCCTTGGCGCACCGGCAAGGTGACATTATTCATCTTGCCGGCAAAAGATTCTGGTTGATTTCGCTTCATTTGTTTTCTTCTGGACATAAATAACCACCTCGTGGCTCTCAGTGTATCTGCGGCCAACAGACTCGACAAGGTATGTGATGACGGCTCTGGGAGTTGATGACCACTTTTGTCTGCTCTTATGCCAAGATCATTCACCGACAAAGCGTTTAACCTGTTGGCTACGGGTGGTAAAATGGCGGCACTTTTTTATAAAAGCTGTGTTTGTGAGCACAGTTTGATCCAAATACGGATGGCCCTTGACCCCCTGTGGTAAAGTGCCCTAAACGTTTTGGACCTTGACCCAAACACACTTGGCCTTCAGTCCAAGTCAGTTGGGCTTTATTTATCAGCTAAGGCAGAAAGAATGACAGTTAAAACGCGGTTTGCTCCTAGCCCTACCGGCTTTCTTCATGTTGGTGGTGCCCGTACTGCCCTGTATTCCTGGCTTTATGCCCGTCACCTACAGGGTGAATTTGTATTGCGTATTGAAGATACGGATCTGGAACGTTCTACCCAAGAAGCCATTGATGCCATCATAGAAGGCATGAATTGGTTGGGACTGAACTGGGAAGAGGGTCCGTATTATCAAACCCAGCGTTTTGATCGTTACAACGTGCTTATCGACCAGTTACTGAGCGAAGATAAAGCCTATAAGTGTTACTGCTCTCGTGAGCGCTTAGATGCCCTGCGCGAACAGCAGATGACGGCCGGTGAAAAGCCGCGCTATGACGGCCATTGCCGCCACAGTCGCGAGCAACAGGCGGCGGATGCGCCTTGCGTGATCCGTTTTAAAAATCCTACTGAAGGTTCAGTGGTGTTTGTGGATCACGTGCGCGGTCGTATTGAAACCGGCAACGATCAGCTCGATGACTTGATTATTCGCCGTACCGATGGCGCGCCTACTTATAATTTCTGCGTCGTGGTTGATGACTGGGACATGGAAATTACCCATGTGGTACGCGGTGAAGACCATATCAACAACACGCCACGCCAAATTAATATTTATCAGGCATTAGGCGCGCCCGTGCCAGAGTTTGCCCATGTGTCGATGATTTTGGGTGATGATGGTGCCAAGTTATCTAAGCGCCACGGTGCCGTGAGCGTGATGCAATATCGTGACGACGGTTATTTGCCACAAGCTTTATTGAATTACCTGGTGCGCTTGGGTTGGTCTCATGGGGATCAAGAAATTTTCTCCCGTGAGCAAATGATTGAGCTGTTTTCCTTAGATGCCATCGGTAAGTCGGCGTCGGCTTTTAACACCGACAAGTTGCTCTGGCTGAACCAGCACTATATGAAAACCTCACCCGCTACCGAAGTCGCGGGGTACTTGGTTTGGCACATGCAGGATCAAGGCATTGATACCAGCCACGGCCCCGCATTGGCGGATGTGGTTAGCCTGTATGCCGAGCGTTGCCACACCCTTAAAGAGATGGCCGAGCAGAGCCGTTACTTGTTTGAAGACTTCAGTGAGTTTGAAGCGAACGCGGCCAAGAAGCACTTACGCCCGGTTGCTGCCGAGCCACTGGCCTTGGTGCGTAGTAAATTAGCTGAGCTCAACACTTGGCAAGCCGAGGCGATTCATGAGCAAATTAACGCCGCCGCGGCCGAGCTAGAGCTAGGCATGGGCAAAGTGGGCATGCCACTGCGGGTGGCCGTTACGGGTACCGGTCAATCGCCAGGCATAGATGGCGTGATTGCCTTGCTCAGCAAAGAGCAGACACTGGCCCGCATCGACATGGCGTTGGCCTTTATTAGCGAGCGCGCTAACGGTTAAAAGAAAGCTTAAGGCGTAAGCGATAAATAATAAACGGGGCTATTGAGTAGCCCCATTTTTTGGCCGCATGTGACCCGTGAAGGTCATAGTTGATGGTAAATTGTTCAATCCGACTGAAAAATGACTGCTTGCATGACTTTGGCTAGTTTTTGGTTGACAGAAAAATTCTGCCTGACTATCATGCGCATCGCCTCAACAGTCTTAGACTGTTGAGGGTGATAAGCGGGGCTATAGCTCAGCTGGGAGAGCGCTTGCATGGCATGCAAGAGGTCCGCGGTTCGATCCCGCGTAGCTCCACCACTTATCTGAAGTAGTAAAAAGTAATAGCACAGTAATATCTGCCGATTGGGGCTATAGCTCAGCTGGGAGAGCGCTTGCATGGCATGCAAGAGGTCCGCGGTTCGATCCCGCGTAGCTCCACCAATTTTTGGCAGTTTACTAGAGATTATTAGCAGCAAATACCAGTAAGAATGCATTGTTTGGGGTTATAGCTCAGCTGGGAGAGCGCTTGCATGGCATGCAAGAGGTCCGCGGTTCGATCCCGCGTAGCTCCACCACTTCTTAAGCAATAAAAAGTGGCATAAAACAAGCACACCAAATTTCGGGGTTATAGCTCAGCTGGGAGAGCGCTTGCATGGCATGCAAGAGGTCCGCGGTTCGATCCCGCGTAGCTCCACCACTTATTAGAAATAAAAAGCTGTAATAAAATTTGTGGAATACAAAAAAGCCGCTGCATAATTGCAGCGGCTTTTTTACGTCTGCATGTTGGTGAACAGTAAAAGACAAAGGGCAAAGGGCTACACAGTATCTGTCTTTTGTAGGCGAACACTTGTTCTCGCATTTCGCCGCAGGCGTAAACCTTTAACACTCTCCTTCATGGCTACCTCATTATTCTTCACACATAACGCTTTTTCTGATCCTTTAGTATTCAGAATTACCCATTCCCACGCAGCGCGGTATTATGGTGCATAAATAAATTCCAATGAGACATCTGCTATGGAGCATTTTGATACCATCTTTCAGCGGGCCAGTGAACGCCACGGTGGGGCGGCGAAGCTAAAAGCCTTGATTGCTACGCCTGTCGCCACGCCGGAATTGCTGGCGGCGATGGGTGATGATCGTTGGCTCTCCTCTTTTACCATGAGTTTGTTCCAATCGGGCTTTGTATGGAAAATTATCAGAAATAAATGGCCAGATTTTGAACGAGCGTTTTTTGGTTTTGATCCAGAAAAAATGTTGATGCTGGATGAGGGGCATTTTGAGCGCTTAAATAACGACACCGGCATTGTGCGCCACGCCAGAAAAATTGCCGCAGTACCCGCCAATGCACGCATGATCTTAGAGCTGGGTAAGCCTTACGGCGGCTTTGGTGCTTTTGTGGCGCAATGGCCAACAGATGATATTACTGGCTTGTGGCAGGTGATCAAAAAACATGGCCAGATGCTGGGTGGTAATATCGGGCCCTATGCTTTGCGTCGCTTAGGCGTAGACACCTTCGTGTTTACCAATGATGTAAGTGCGTATTTGCGACATCATCAAGTGGTCGACGCTGGGCTTGGCAGTCAAAAGGGGCAGCGCCAAGCACAAGCCGCCTTTAATGAATGGCAGCAGCAAAGCGGCTTTAGCTATTCTGAAATCAGCAAAACCCTCGCCCATTCGATTGGCTAAGGTAGAAGCGAGAGGGGAAGAATAAAATATTTTCTCGCCTCACTCATCTTCACCCCTCACGGTTTTAGGTAAGGTGTTAAAAACCCATGCACTTGCTGGACGATGGCGTCTTGGGCAAGGGCGGTGGGGTGAATACCGTCGTCCATCATCATGCCGGCTTTGCCAATTAAGGGCGCCACGAAAAACGGCAATAGCGGCAATTGATGCCGCTCAGCTAAATCGCTAAAGATACCTCCAAACTGTTGCAGATAACGGCGGCCATAATTGGGCGGTAGCTGAATATCGGTCAAAATCACCTTGGCGCCACTTTGTTGCGCTAAATTAATCATCTGCGCTAAGTTTTTTTCGATAAGCGGGGGTGGCAAACCCCGCAAGCCGTCGTTGCCGCCCAGCTCCAGCAACACTAAGCTCGGTTGATGCTTCTTAAGTAACGGCACCAAGCGCTGCAAGCCACCTTGAGTGGTGTCGCCACTGACACTGGCGTTAATCAATTCTACCGCTACCGCTTCTTGCTGCCAGCGCTTGGCTAATAACTGTGGCCAAGCTTGCTGTGCATTCATACGATAACCTGCGCTCAAGCTGTCACCCAAGATCAGTATGGTGTTAGCATGGGTAACAGATGACACCAATATTAGCAGTAGTAAAAGGACGCGCGGCATGAAAATTTCTCCCGTTATCAAGGTGGTTGGGCTGAGCCATAAAGTGCAGCTGAACGCCCAGACGCTTACTATCCTTGAGGGGATAGACTTTGAAGTCAAGGCTGGTGAAAGCGTAGCCTTGGTCGGCGCTTCGGGCTCTGGCAAGTCGACCTTACTGGGACTGCTAGCCGGATTAGATACGGCAAGCCGCGGCGATATCCTGATTAACGACAAGTCTCTTATGACACTTGATGAAGAGCAGCGCGCGCGCTTACGCGGCCAG is a window of Oceanisphaera sp. IT1-181 DNA encoding:
- the ligA gene encoding NAD-dependent DNA ligase LigA — its product is MNDAKAQIHALREQLERYNQQYYVIDAPTVPDAEYDRVMRELIALEQAHPELLDADSPSQKVGGAPISAFTPVEHAQPMLSLDNVFSLDELAAFEKRVLTRLNRNQAVEYCCEPKLDGLAVSLMYEQGRLVQAATRGDGRTGEGITENVRTIKSIPLTLSGSGWPARFEVRGEVFMPSAGFAAMNDAARERGEKIFANPRNAAAGSLRQLDSRITAKRPLAFYCYGVGLVEGEPLAASHYDTLQRLKSWGLPVSPEVKLMTGQAGCEQYHDDILSRREQLPYEIDGVVYKVDDLGLQAQLGFVARAPRWATAHKFPAQEELTQLLNVEFQVGRTGAITPVAKLSPVQVAGVIVSNATLHNADEIARLGVMIGDTVIIRRAGDVIPQVAAVVLEKRPSDAQHIVFPSECPVCGAEVERIEGEVVARCSGGLFCAAQRKEAIKHFSSRKALDIDGLGTKIIDQLVDAELVKTPADLFTLTQGQLLGLERMGEKSASKLLAALDVARATSLARFLYALGIREVGEATANNLAQHFLTLDAVMSAEVESLLKVADVGDIVAKHVYYFFRQADNQAVVHSLVTPAEEGGCGLHWPEIIALAVEEQPLAGQTFVLTGTLSQLSRSDAKAALQALGAKVAGSVSAKTSCVVAGEAAGSKLVKAQELGLTILDEDGLITLLAEHQ
- a CDS encoding LysM-like peptidoglycan-binding domain-containing protein: MKRNQPESFAGKMNNVTLPVRQGIGRSLQSWRQVPNKHKLGLAILTPLWLLLLMWQPAPQQAAAPVTGSLSLSLAPTVSREIDIPVGGKKLDHTMAQGETLAALFRQWKLPGSDLIALVRAEPSYKPLSNLRAGHDLTLVVNKEGQLHYLEVNDKGLLLNAFRRMGQEFAVVTTP
- the gltX gene encoding glutamate--tRNA ligase, which gives rise to MTVKTRFAPSPTGFLHVGGARTALYSWLYARHLQGEFVLRIEDTDLERSTQEAIDAIIEGMNWLGLNWEEGPYYQTQRFDRYNVLIDQLLSEDKAYKCYCSRERLDALREQQMTAGEKPRYDGHCRHSREQQAADAPCVIRFKNPTEGSVVFVDHVRGRIETGNDQLDDLIIRRTDGAPTYNFCVVVDDWDMEITHVVRGEDHINNTPRQINIYQALGAPVPEFAHVSMILGDDGAKLSKRHGAVSVMQYRDDGYLPQALLNYLVRLGWSHGDQEIFSREQMIELFSLDAIGKSASAFNTDKLLWLNQHYMKTSPATEVAGYLVWHMQDQGIDTSHGPALADVVSLYAERCHTLKEMAEQSRYLFEDFSEFEANAAKKHLRPVAAEPLALVRSKLAELNTWQAEAIHEQINAAAAELELGMGKVGMPLRVAVTGTGQSPGIDGVIALLSKEQTLARIDMALAFISERANG
- a CDS encoding DNA-3-methyladenine glycosylase I, with translation MEHFDTIFQRASERHGGAAKLKALIATPVATPELLAAMGDDRWLSSFTMSLFQSGFVWKIIRNKWPDFERAFFGFDPEKMLMLDEGHFERLNNDTGIVRHARKIAAVPANARMILELGKPYGGFGAFVAQWPTDDITGLWQVIKKHGQMLGGNIGPYALRRLGVDTFVFTNDVSAYLRHHQVVDAGLGSQKGQRQAQAAFNEWQQQSGFSYSEISKTLAHSIG
- a CDS encoding arylesterase; protein product: MPRVLLLLLILVSSVTHANTILILGDSLSAGYRMNAQQAWPQLLAKRWQQEAVAVELINASVSGDTTQGGLQRLVPLLKKHQPSLVLLELGGNDGLRGLPPPLIEKNLAQMINLAQQSGAKVILTDIQLPPNYGRRYLQQFGGIFSDLAERHQLPLLPFFVAPLIGKAGMMMDDGIHPTALAQDAIVQQVHGFLTPYLKP